The proteins below come from a single Bartonella schoenbuchensis R1 genomic window:
- the radA gene encoding DNA repair protein RadA, producing MARNRTQFICQNCSTVYSRWAGKCDSCGEWNSLVEEGTNSGIGSGPTQNIRQGRIITLTSLSGDLEDAPRIHSGISELDRVTGGGFVRGSALLVGGDPGIGKSTLLTQTAAALSRKGYNVIYVSGEEAVAQIRLRAQRLGAHDTTVKLAAETNVEDILTTLNAHKKLDLVIIDSIQTLWSDAADSAPGSVTQVRISAQAIIRFAKKTGAAVVLVGHVTKDGQIAGPRVVEHMVDGVLYFEGENSHCYRILRTVKNRFGPTDEIGVFEMSDKGLKEVTNPSELFLGERNEKAPGAAVFAGMEGTRPILVEIQALVAPSSLGTPRRAVLGWDGNRLSMILAVLEAHCGIRFGQHDVYLNVAGGYKISEPAADLAVAAALVSSLVNIPLPTHYVYFGEVSLSGTIRAVTHSGQRVKEAQKLGFQGAVQPAITTEMIKSTTFQQKIFSDLSEFVATIVASKK from the coding sequence ATGGCACGCAATCGCACTCAATTTATCTGTCAAAATTGTAGTACCGTTTACTCACGCTGGGCTGGAAAATGTGATTCTTGTGGGGAGTGGAACTCCCTTGTCGAAGAAGGTACGAACAGTGGCATTGGCAGTGGGCCAACGCAAAATATTCGTCAAGGGCGTATCATAACGTTGACTTCTCTTTCTGGAGATCTTGAAGATGCTCCACGTATTCATTCTGGTATTTCTGAACTTGATCGTGTGACCGGTGGTGGCTTTGTTCGAGGATCAGCATTACTTGTTGGTGGTGATCCAGGTATTGGCAAATCAACTTTGCTTACACAAACGGCAGCTGCATTATCGCGAAAAGGGTATAATGTCATTTATGTTTCTGGTGAAGAGGCTGTTGCACAAATCCGTCTACGAGCACAAAGGCTTGGCGCACATGATACAACAGTTAAACTTGCTGCAGAAACCAATGTTGAAGACATTTTAACAACTTTAAATGCGCATAAAAAACTTGATCTAGTTATTATCGATTCAATTCAAACTCTATGGTCAGATGCAGCCGATTCAGCTCCTGGAAGTGTAACACAAGTACGCATTAGCGCCCAAGCAATCATACGCTTTGCTAAAAAAACAGGGGCAGCTGTTGTTCTTGTTGGGCATGTTACAAAAGATGGGCAAATTGCTGGTCCCCGTGTTGTTGAACACATGGTTGATGGTGTTCTCTATTTTGAAGGCGAGAATAGTCATTGTTATCGAATTCTTAGAACTGTGAAAAATCGCTTTGGACCAACTGATGAAATTGGTGTTTTTGAAATGTCCGACAAAGGTCTAAAAGAAGTCACCAATCCATCCGAACTATTTTTAGGTGAACGTAATGAAAAAGCTCCAGGAGCTGCTGTCTTTGCAGGAATGGAGGGAACACGCCCTATATTGGTGGAAATTCAAGCTCTTGTTGCACCTTCTTCGCTTGGTACACCACGGCGTGCTGTTTTAGGATGGGATGGAAATCGTCTTTCAATGATTCTCGCCGTATTAGAAGCTCACTGTGGTATTCGTTTTGGACAACATGATGTCTACCTTAATGTTGCAGGTGGTTACAAAATATCAGAACCAGCAGCTGACTTAGCCGTTGCAGCAGCTTTGGTATCCTCGCTTGTAAACATTCCTCTTCCAACTCATTATGTATATTTTGGTGAAGTTAGCCTTTCAGGAACAATTCGCGCTGTTACTCATTCAGGACAACGTGTCAAAGAAGCTCAAAAACTCGGCTTTCAAGGTGCTGTTCAGCCCGCAATAACAACCGAAATGATAAAATCAACAACCTTTCAACAAAAAATATTTTCCGACCTTTCTGAATTTGTTGCCACTATTGTTGCAAGTAAAAAATGA
- the rplI gene encoding 50S ribosomal protein L9, giving the protein MDIILLERIPHLGQIGDIVSVKNGYARNFLLPQGKALRANEANKKYFETQRVQLEARNLERKNEAQKVAEKLDGQSFIVVRSAGETGQLYGSVSTRDISEIITEEGFSVGRNQIELNHPIKTIGLHTITISLHPEVQISVTINIARSTNEAQRQAEGENLTSIEAIYGIQEQPLAEEIDDNDEKSVNETA; this is encoded by the coding sequence ATGGATATTATTTTACTTGAACGCATTCCTCACCTTGGTCAAATAGGTGATATTGTTTCAGTTAAAAATGGTTACGCACGTAATTTTTTGTTGCCTCAAGGTAAAGCTTTACGAGCTAATGAAGCTAATAAAAAATATTTTGAAACACAACGTGTACAGCTTGAAGCCCGTAATCTTGAGCGAAAAAATGAAGCTCAAAAAGTGGCTGAAAAACTTGATGGTCAATCGTTTATTGTTGTCCGTTCCGCTGGTGAAACAGGTCAACTTTATGGTTCTGTGTCAACACGTGATATTTCAGAAATTATAACAGAAGAAGGCTTTTCTGTTGGGCGCAATCAGATTGAGCTTAATCACCCAATCAAAACAATCGGTCTTCATACCATCACAATTAGTCTACATCCTGAAGTTCAAATTTCTGTGACAATTAATATTGCACGTTCGACTAATGAAGCACAACGTCAAGCAGAAGGTGAAAACCTCACTTCAATCGAAGCAATATATGGTATTCAAGAACAGCCATTAGCAGAAGAAATTGATGACAATGATGAAAAGAGCGTGAACGAAACAGCTTAA
- the rpsR gene encoding 30S ribosomal protein S18, with protein MIEINQTPVRRPFHRRRKTCPFSGANAPKIDYKDIKLLQRYISERGKIVPSRITAVSQKKQRELANAIKRARFLGLLPYVVK; from the coding sequence ATGATTGAAATTAATCAAACCCCTGTACGTCGTCCTTTTCATCGTCGTCGTAAAACGTGTCCGTTTTCAGGTGCAAATGCTCCGAAGATTGATTATAAAGACATTAAGCTGTTACAGCGCTACATTTCAGAACGTGGTAAAATTGTCCCTTCACGTATTACCGCCGTCAGCCAGAAAAAACAGCGCGAATTAGCTAATGCTATCAAACGTGCCCGTTTTCTCGGGTTGCTTCCATATGTTGTTAAATAG
- the rpsF gene encoding 30S ribosomal protein S6, which yields MALYEHVFLARQGVTPQQIDELLKIYKNVIEAHGGTIGRIENWGLCTLAYRIRKNRKAHYVLLNIDAPAAAMAEIERQMRINEDVLRYMTIRVEKHEKEQSAMLSRSNQEDSFSKNEERSRPTRHQHEDTTEGME from the coding sequence ATGGCTCTTTATGAACACGTGTTTCTTGCCCGACAGGGTGTCACGCCACAGCAGATTGATGAACTTTTAAAAATTTATAAAAATGTCATTGAAGCGCACGGAGGAACAATCGGGCGTATTGAAAATTGGGGTCTTTGCACTCTTGCTTACCGTATCCGCAAAAACCGCAAAGCTCACTATGTATTGCTTAATATCGATGCCCCAGCTGCAGCAATGGCTGAAATTGAGCGCCAAATGCGCATTAACGAGGACGTTTTGCGTTATATGACAATCCGCGTAGAAAAGCATGAAAAAGAACAATCTGCCATGCTTTCACGATCTAATCAAGAAGACTCCTTTAGCAAAAATGAGGAGCGGTCTCGCCCTACGCGCCACCAACATGAAGACACCACGGAAGGAATGGAATAA
- a CDS encoding undecaprenyl-diphosphatase, with product MVFLNQIDVALFEILSGNHQMGMVLVWIGIICAKFLIYVIPVHLFVLWFCSGYRERRVALSICVSICAALFFSYLISLIYFRPRPFVAGLTQSLIEHKATASFPSHHALVIASYTTCLYFYQYKLVSKFALVLLFLICWGRIFTGVHYPFDVLSGAVLGSLTSWGIIRLIAPYFPEFLYQIPPLKYNFKTNICSK from the coding sequence ATGGTTTTTTTAAACCAGATTGATGTAGCACTTTTTGAGATACTTTCTGGCAATCATCAAATGGGGATGGTGTTGGTTTGGATTGGTATTATTTGTGCAAAGTTTTTAATTTATGTGATTCCTGTACATCTTTTTGTGCTGTGGTTTTGCAGCGGATATAGGGAACGACGTGTAGCGCTAAGTATTTGTGTTAGCATTTGTGCTGCTCTTTTTTTTAGTTATCTTATTTCTCTTATTTATTTTCGTCCACGTCCGTTTGTTGCAGGTTTAACACAGTCATTAATTGAACATAAAGCAACAGCTTCTTTTCCTAGCCATCATGCTCTAGTTATTGCATCTTACACTACTTGCCTTTATTTCTATCAATACAAGCTTGTCTCTAAGTTTGCATTAGTATTGTTATTTTTGATCTGTTGGGGGCGTATTTTTACTGGCGTACACTATCCTTTTGATGTTTTAAGTGGTGCAGTTTTAGGAAGTCTAACAAGTTGGGGTATTATTCGATTGATTGCGCCTTACTTTCCTGAGTTTTTATATCAAATTCCACCCTTAAAATATAATTTTAAGACAAATATCTGTTCTAAATAG
- the fabD gene encoding ACP S-malonyltransferase — protein MVAAFTFPGQGSQVVGMGKVLAEQFVEARMVFEEVDDALGEKLSHIIFEGPEDVLALTANAQPALMAVSLAIIRVMEKLGLDIESKVKFVAGHSLGEYSALCAVRTLSLADTARLLRIRGNAMQRAVAVGEGLMAALIGLDEQDVEEICSAVLGEGLCQIANDNGGGQIVISGEAKAVEAAMKAALEKGAKRALLLPVSAPFHSALMQPAADVMKDALLAVNKVAPIIPVVANISVAPESDPERIFMLLVEQVTGRVRWRETVEWFGSNGVDTLFEVGSGKVLTGLARRINKDIKGLTIGTAEEIESALQVLGV, from the coding sequence ATGGTAGCAGCATTTACTTTTCCAGGCCAGGGAAGCCAAGTTGTTGGTATGGGCAAAGTGCTTGCAGAGCAATTTGTTGAAGCACGTATGGTCTTTGAGGAAGTTGATGATGCTTTAGGTGAAAAATTATCACATATTATTTTTGAAGGACCAGAGGATGTTCTTGCATTAACAGCAAATGCACAACCAGCTTTGATGGCTGTGTCGCTAGCAATTATTCGTGTGATGGAAAAGTTGGGATTAGATATAGAATCAAAAGTAAAATTTGTTGCAGGACATTCTTTAGGGGAATATTCAGCACTTTGTGCGGTTCGTACATTGAGTTTGGCTGATACAGCAAGGCTTTTACGAATTCGTGGCAATGCTATGCAGAGGGCTGTCGCTGTTGGTGAAGGTTTAATGGCAGCACTTATCGGTTTGGATGAACAAGATGTTGAAGAAATTTGCAGCGCCGTTTTAGGAGAAGGTCTATGTCAGATTGCTAATGACAATGGTGGTGGACAAATTGTTATTTCAGGTGAAGCAAAAGCAGTTGAAGCGGCAATGAAAGCTGCTTTAGAAAAAGGTGCTAAGCGTGCGCTTCTTCTACCGGTTTCAGCGCCGTTCCATTCGGCTTTAATGCAACCTGCTGCTGATGTAATGAAAGATGCTCTTTTAGCTGTTAACAAAGTAGCGCCTATTATTCCGGTTGTTGCAAATATTTCTGTTGCACCAGAAAGTGATCCAGAGCGCATTTTTATGCTACTTGTTGAACAGGTGACTGGGCGAGTGCGGTGGCGTGAAACAGTTGAGTGGTTTGGATCCAATGGAGTTGATACACTTTTTGAAGTTGGTTCTGGAAAAGTGTTAACAGGTTTAGCTCGACGTATTAATAAAGATATTAAAGGGTTAACAATTGGTACGGCTGAGGAAATTGAAAGTGCATTACAGGTACTAGGTGTTTAA
- the fabG gene encoding 3-oxoacyl-[acyl-carrier-protein] reductase, translating to MFKLTGRKALVTGASGDIGEAIARFFHAQGAIVGLHGTREEKLKEVAADLGQNVFVFPANFFERESIKQLAETVEKEMGGVDILVNNAGITQDGLFVRMQDQHWDDVLAVNLTATFTLTRELIHAMMRRRYGRIINITSIVGVVGNPGQTNYCAAKAGVIGFSKSLAQEIASRNITVNCIAPGFIKSAMTDKLNEKQKDAIMTAIPMKRMGIGEDIASAAVYLASDEAAYVTGQTIHVNGGMAMI from the coding sequence ATGTTTAAATTAACAGGTCGTAAAGCTCTTGTAACAGGAGCGTCAGGGGATATTGGTGAGGCAATTGCGCGTTTTTTTCATGCGCAAGGAGCAATTGTTGGGCTTCATGGAACACGTGAGGAAAAGCTCAAGGAAGTTGCTGCAGATCTTGGTCAGAATGTTTTTGTCTTTCCTGCTAACTTTTTTGAGCGTGAAAGCATTAAACAATTGGCTGAAACGGTAGAAAAAGAGATGGGTGGTGTCGACATTCTTGTTAATAATGCTGGTATCACTCAAGATGGCCTTTTTGTGCGTATGCAAGACCAACATTGGGATGATGTATTAGCTGTCAATTTGACAGCTACTTTTACTCTAACGCGTGAATTGATACATGCTATGATGCGGCGTCGCTACGGACGTATTATTAATATAACATCTATTGTTGGTGTTGTTGGTAATCCTGGGCAAACAAATTATTGTGCTGCGAAAGCTGGTGTGATAGGCTTTTCTAAATCATTGGCACAGGAAATTGCATCACGAAATATAACTGTTAATTGCATTGCTCCAGGATTTATTAAATCTGCGATGACTGATAAACTTAATGAAAAACAGAAAGATGCAATTATGACTGCTATTCCCATGAAGCGTATGGGCATAGGTGAAGATATAGCTTCTGCAGCTGTTTATTTAGCGAGTGATGAAGCGGCGTATGTCACAGGTCAGACGATCCATGTTAATGGTGGTATGGCAATGATCTGA
- a CDS encoding acyl carrier protein, which produces MSNTEERVKKIIVEHLGVDADKVVENASFIDDLGADSLDTVELVMAFEEEFGVEIPDDAAETIFTVGDAVKFIDKASV; this is translated from the coding sequence ATGAGTAATACAGAAGAGCGCGTTAAGAAGATTATCGTAGAGCATCTTGGAGTTGACGCAGATAAAGTTGTAGAAAATGCAAGCTTTATTGATGATCTAGGTGCAGATAGCCTTGATACGGTTGAGCTCGTTATGGCTTTTGAAGAAGAGTTTGGTGTAGAGATCCCAGATGATGCTGCTGAAACGATTTTCACAGTTGGTGATGCTGTAAAATTTATTGATAAAGCTTCTGTGTAA
- the fabF gene encoding beta-ketoacyl-ACP synthase II: MRRVVVTGLGLVSPLAGNVEYSWKRLLEGKSGVRRITEFDVADLPCQIAARIPLGDGTNGTYNADLHMEPREQRKVDAFITYAVAAADQAFADAEWCPKNDEDQIRTGVMIGSGVGGIEGIVEAGYTLRDKGPRRVSPFFIPGRLINLASGYVSIKYGLRGPNHSVVTACSTGAHAIGDAARLIALGDADVMAAGGAESPINRISLAGFAACKALSTNRNDDPERASRPYDADRDGFVMGEGAAVVILEELEHAKKRGARIYAEVIGYGLSGDAYHITAPSESGEGAQRSMVAALKRGQVNVCDIDYINAHGTSTMADVIELAAVERVLGSYASQVSMSSTKSSIGHLLGAAGAAEAIFCILAIRDNIAPATLNLDNPSIETKIDLVPHKPRERKIDTILSNSFGFGGTNASLVMRRFGE; encoded by the coding sequence ATGAGACGGGTTGTTGTTACTGGTTTGGGATTAGTATCTCCATTAGCTGGTAATGTCGAATATAGCTGGAAGCGGCTTCTTGAAGGAAAAAGTGGTGTTCGACGTATTACTGAGTTTGATGTAGCTGATTTACCGTGTCAAATTGCTGCACGTATCCCCTTGGGGGATGGAACAAACGGTACATATAATGCTGATTTGCATATGGAGCCTAGGGAGCAACGCAAAGTGGATGCATTTATTACTTATGCGGTAGCTGCTGCCGATCAAGCATTTGCAGATGCTGAATGGTGTCCCAAAAATGATGAAGACCAAATTCGTACGGGTGTGATGATTGGTTCTGGTGTTGGCGGCATTGAAGGCATTGTTGAAGCCGGTTATACCCTTCGTGATAAAGGGCCAAGAAGAGTTTCTCCTTTTTTTATTCCAGGACGTTTGATTAATCTTGCATCTGGTTATGTCTCTATTAAATATGGTTTACGTGGTCCTAATCATTCAGTTGTAACAGCTTGTTCAACGGGTGCGCATGCAATTGGTGATGCGGCTCGTTTGATTGCGCTGGGTGATGCGGATGTGATGGCAGCAGGTGGTGCTGAATCCCCAATCAATCGGATATCTCTTGCTGGTTTTGCTGCTTGTAAAGCTCTTTCTACTAACCGTAATGATGATCCTGAGCGTGCATCACGCCCTTATGATGCAGATCGCGATGGTTTTGTTATGGGAGAGGGGGCTGCAGTTGTCATTTTAGAAGAGCTTGAGCATGCAAAAAAGCGAGGTGCTCGTATTTATGCTGAGGTTATTGGTTATGGTTTATCTGGCGATGCTTATCATATTACAGCTCCCTCAGAAAGTGGTGAAGGTGCTCAGCGCAGTATGGTAGCTGCTCTTAAACGTGGACAAGTGAATGTATGTGATATTGATTATATTAATGCTCACGGTACATCAACAATGGCTGATGTTATAGAATTAGCAGCTGTTGAGCGTGTTTTAGGTAGCTATGCGTCGCAGGTATCAATGTCATCAACCAAATCATCTATTGGGCATTTGCTTGGTGCCGCTGGTGCAGCTGAGGCTATTTTTTGTATTTTAGCAATACGAGATAATATAGCACCAGCTACTCTTAATCTTGATAATCCATCGATTGAAACAAAAATTGATCTTGTGCCACATAAGCCACGTGAACGAAAAATTGATACGATTCTTTCTAATTCATTTGGTTTTGGGGGAACAAATGCATCTTTGGTGATGCGACGCTTTGGAGAATAG
- the mltG gene encoding endolytic transglycosylase MltG, protein MSDAKNEIPPQDVNDSLLNHLLSNNGVLPYKKRKRSSISRNPFVILGNFFLMLIVVIILAVSIPLYIGKSIFEGKGTAEKEEIILIRPGTGIREIASLLEQRSLIRSSDVFVYGVGYHQSTTRLKAGEYLIPVHASMKDIMDILVKGKSIEHTFTVPEGLTVQQVFDRLAANEVLVGDLPEVLPPEGSLMTDTIHFIRGTTRAEIIKRLREEQTKLINEIWESRSSNLPIKTVDEFVILASIVEKETGIASERPQIAAVFHNRLSKGMRLQSDPTVIYGIFGGKGKPSGRPIYRSDLEKETPYNTYKINGLPPTAIANPSRDSLKAVAHAPKSDALYFVADGSGGHIFSKTLNEHNVNVRKWRALEKIR, encoded by the coding sequence ATGTCCGATGCGAAAAATGAAATACCGCCACAGGATGTAAATGATTCTTTATTGAATCATTTGCTTAGTAATAATGGTGTGTTACCGTATAAAAAGCGGAAGAGGTCGTCTATTTCCCGTAATCCATTTGTCATTCTCGGTAATTTTTTTCTAATGTTGATAGTGGTTATTATTTTGGCTGTCAGCATTCCTCTTTATATTGGGAAAAGTATATTTGAAGGAAAGGGAACGGCTGAGAAAGAAGAAATTATTTTGATCCGTCCTGGAACAGGAATTCGTGAAATTGCATCATTGCTTGAGCAACGTAGTCTTATTCGATCGTCTGATGTTTTTGTTTATGGAGTTGGTTATCATCAGAGTACGACACGTCTTAAAGCGGGTGAATATTTGATACCAGTTCATGCTTCGATGAAGGATATCATGGATATTCTTGTGAAGGGAAAGTCTATTGAGCATACATTCACAGTGCCAGAAGGTTTAACGGTTCAACAGGTTTTTGACCGATTAGCTGCTAATGAAGTTTTGGTTGGTGATCTTCCTGAGGTTTTACCTCCAGAAGGGAGCTTAATGACTGATACCATTCATTTCATTCGTGGTACAACACGTGCAGAGATTATAAAGAGATTGCGTGAAGAACAAACAAAATTAATTAATGAGATATGGGAATCTCGCTCATCCAATTTACCAATCAAGACCGTTGACGAATTTGTCATATTGGCATCAATTGTTGAAAAAGAAACGGGAATTGCGTCAGAAAGACCTCAAATTGCTGCGGTATTTCATAACCGCCTTTCTAAAGGTATGCGCCTTCAATCCGATCCAACGGTAATTTATGGTATTTTTGGTGGAAAAGGTAAGCCTTCAGGTCGCCCAATTTATCGCTCAGATCTTGAAAAGGAAACTCCATATAATACTTATAAAATTAATGGGTTACCGCCAACAGCTATTGCAAATCCAAGTCGTGATTCTTTAAAAGCAGTAGCGCATGCGCCGAAAAGTGATGCACTCTATTTTGTAGCTGATGGTTCAGGTGGGCATATTTTTTCTAAAACTTTAAATGAACATAATGTGAATGTCCGTAAGTGGCGCGCATTAGAGAAAATACGTTAG
- the gmk gene encoding guanylate kinase: protein MALPDSKLSSQTTNRRRGFLFILSSPSGAGKSTLSRLMLKDAQLELSISVTTRQRRPSEVDGLHYHFISKEEFEHKRDKDEFIEWAEVHGNYYGTLRKNVENALINGQDMLFDIDYQGTEQLQQKMPGDTVSVFILPPSMKELVSRLHRRAEDSQSIIDLRLNNARTEIQQWRSYDYVVINEDLDQSLLLIKSIYLGETVKRKRCSFLESFVNTLVSEKID, encoded by the coding sequence ATGGCATTACCAGATAGTAAATTAAGCTCTCAAACAACAAATAGACGTCGTGGTTTTTTGTTTATTCTCTCTTCACCTTCAGGTGCTGGTAAATCAACCCTTTCTCGGTTAATGCTGAAAGATGCACAATTAGAACTATCTATAAGTGTAACAACACGACAAAGACGTCCCAGTGAAGTAGATGGTCTTCATTATCACTTTATTTCAAAGGAAGAATTTGAACATAAGCGTGATAAAGATGAATTTATAGAATGGGCTGAAGTTCACGGAAATTATTATGGAACTTTACGTAAAAACGTTGAAAATGCGCTGATAAATGGCCAAGATATGTTGTTTGATATTGATTATCAAGGGACAGAACAGCTTCAACAAAAAATGCCAGGGGATACTGTATCTGTTTTTATCCTCCCCCCATCGATGAAAGAGCTAGTTTCCCGTTTACATCGTCGAGCAGAAGATAGTCAGAGTATCATTGATCTGCGGTTGAATAATGCACGAACAGAGATACAACAATGGCGTTCTTACGATTATGTTGTGATTAACGAAGATTTAGATCAGTCCTTATTACTTATTAAATCAATTTATTTAGGAGAAACAGTGAAACGTAAGCGTTGCAGTTTTCTTGAATCTTTCGTTAATACACTTGTTAGCGAAAAAATTGATTAA
- the rsmA gene encoding 16S rRNA (adenine(1518)-N(6)/adenine(1519)-N(6))-dimethyltransferase RsmA yields the protein MPIDNLPPLREVINTYGLQANKSLGQNFLFDLNLTSKIAQQAGNIAGKPVIEVGPGPGGLTRALLAKGAIVTAIERDERCLQALLDIEKHYPQKLKVICNDALKQNFSEIFEAYPEKPHIIANLPYNIGTQLLLNWILTEPWPPFYKSMTLMFQREVAKRITATPHSPHYGRLSVLIGWRAIAKIAFDVSPKAFTPIPKVTSSVVHIIPRPQPLPCSTQKLSLVTKAAFGQKRKMLRQSLKTIGGEMLLEKSGIDGTRRAETLSISEFVSLANLVI from the coding sequence ATGCCAATAGATAATCTCCCTCCTCTGCGTGAAGTAATTAATACATACGGACTGCAAGCTAATAAATCTCTTGGTCAAAATTTCCTTTTTGATCTTAATTTAACATCTAAAATCGCCCAACAAGCAGGAAATATAGCAGGAAAACCTGTCATTGAGGTTGGTCCAGGCCCTGGAGGTTTAACGCGCGCCTTGCTTGCAAAAGGTGCCATCGTAACAGCAATAGAACGTGATGAACGTTGTCTACAGGCGCTATTGGATATAGAAAAACACTATCCGCAAAAATTAAAAGTTATTTGTAATGATGCACTAAAGCAAAATTTTTCAGAAATTTTTGAAGCATATCCAGAGAAACCACATATCATTGCAAATCTTCCATATAATATCGGAACACAGCTCTTATTAAATTGGATTTTAACTGAACCATGGCCTCCTTTTTATAAATCAATGACACTGATGTTTCAACGTGAAGTAGCCAAACGTATTACCGCTACTCCTCATTCTCCTCACTATGGCCGCCTTAGTGTATTAATTGGCTGGCGTGCTATTGCAAAAATTGCTTTTGATGTTTCTCCAAAAGCCTTCACACCAATACCTAAAGTTACTTCTTCCGTTGTTCACATTATTCCACGTCCACAACCTCTCCCCTGTTCAACACAAAAATTAAGCCTTGTGACAAAAGCTGCCTTTGGACAAAAGCGGAAAATGCTTCGTCAAAGTCTTAAAACTATTGGAGGCGAAATGCTTTTAGAAAAATCTGGAATTGACGGAACACGTCGAGCTGAAACACTCTCGATTTCTGAATTTGTATCTTTAGCAAATTTGGTCATTTAA
- the pdxA gene encoding 4-hydroxythreonine-4-phosphate dehydrogenase PdxA, with product MVPLVVSSGDPAGIGPEIVLKAWSMRNTRHIPPFVLLADPEVIRSRAHFLQLNVDIETVFVDNLVKNFQTALPVMPLKNRQNDQLGIPSSSNIVGIVEAITRGVQLIQDGHACALITCPIAKKSLYDAGFKFPGHTEFLAYLAYKASNKHYHPVMMLSGPQLKTVPITVHIPLNEIPSYLTYNLIIQTALIVENDLKKRFAITTPRLAVAGLNPHAGEDGTIGKEDIEIIAPAIKYLKKKGLNIIGPLPPDTMFHQRARQTYDVALCMYHDQALIPVKTLDFDTTVNITLGLPFIRTSPDHGTAFDIANKGIASPESFIAALTLANQLAKNSFTTCQ from the coding sequence ATGGTTCCACTAGTCGTTAGTAGTGGTGATCCAGCCGGTATTGGCCCTGAAATAGTTTTAAAAGCGTGGAGTATGCGTAATACACGGCATATTCCACCTTTTGTTCTTTTGGCTGATCCTGAAGTTATTCGTTCACGTGCTCATTTTTTACAACTCAATGTTGATATAGAAACTGTTTTTGTAGATAATCTTGTAAAAAACTTCCAAACAGCTCTTCCTGTAATGCCATTAAAAAATCGGCAAAATGACCAATTAGGAATCCCCTCATCAAGCAATATCGTTGGAATAGTTGAAGCTATCACACGCGGCGTTCAATTGATTCAAGATGGTCATGCGTGTGCACTAATCACGTGCCCTATTGCAAAAAAAAGCCTTTATGATGCTGGATTTAAATTTCCAGGCCATACTGAATTTCTCGCTTATCTCGCCTATAAAGCTTCAAATAAACATTACCACCCAGTTATGATGTTATCCGGACCGCAATTAAAAACAGTGCCTATTACTGTCCATATTCCACTTAATGAAATTCCCTCATACCTCACGTATAACTTAATCATTCAAACTGCATTAATTGTTGAAAATGATTTAAAAAAACGATTTGCAATCACTACACCTCGTTTAGCTGTAGCCGGTCTTAACCCGCATGCTGGAGAAGATGGTACGATAGGAAAAGAAGATATCGAAATTATTGCTCCTGCAATTAAATACCTTAAGAAAAAGGGACTTAATATCATAGGCCCTCTACCTCCTGACACAATGTTCCATCAACGTGCGAGACAAACATATGACGTTGCTCTTTGCATGTATCACGATCAAGCCCTTATTCCCGTTAAAACTTTGGACTTTGATACCACTGTTAATATTACCTTAGGATTGCCCTTTATTCGAACATCTCCAGATCATGGAACTGCTTTTGACATTGCCAATAAGGGAATAGCCTCTCCTGAAAGTTTCATTGCTGCTCTTACACTTGCAAATCAACTTGCTAAAAATAGTTTTACAACATGCCAATAG